Proteins encoded in a region of the Clostridium beijerinckii genome:
- the ftsY gene encoding signal recognition particle-docking protein FtsY: MFGNLFNKLKEGLAKTRDGLTDKINEALNLAVTIDEDLYEELEEILIMSDIGMDTTVDIIERLRVKIRKEKINDPQEVKPALKEVIRDILLEGTYEDDEKEKKVMLIIGVNGVGKTTSIGKLAAKNKQEGKKVLLAAADTFRAAAIDQLEVWSSRAEVDIVKHQEGSDPAAVVFDAIEASKARNVDLLICDTAGRLHNKKNLMNELEKINRIIDRELQGYRKETLLVLDATTGQNAVIQAKQFMEACPIDGIILTKLDGTAKGGVVLSIKQSLNIPVRYIGVGEGIDDLQKFDAEGFAEALI, from the coding sequence TTGTTTGGAAATTTATTTAATAAACTAAAAGAGGGATTAGCAAAGACAAGAGATGGATTGACCGATAAGATAAATGAGGCCTTAAATTTGGCAGTAACTATAGATGAGGATTTATATGAGGAATTAGAAGAAATATTAATCATGTCTGATATCGGTATGGACACAACAGTAGATATTATAGAAAGATTAAGGGTTAAAATCAGAAAAGAAAAAATAAACGATCCTCAAGAAGTAAAACCGGCATTAAAAGAAGTAATTAGAGATATATTACTTGAAGGTACATATGAAGATGACGAAAAAGAAAAGAAAGTAATGCTTATAATTGGGGTAAATGGTGTTGGTAAAACTACATCTATAGGAAAACTTGCAGCAAAGAATAAACAAGAAGGAAAAAAAGTATTACTGGCAGCAGCTGATACATTTAGAGCTGCTGCTATTGATCAGCTTGAAGTATGGAGTTCTAGAGCTGAAGTTGATATAGTTAAACATCAGGAAGGATCGGATCCGGCTGCGGTTGTTTTCGATGCAATAGAAGCGTCAAAGGCTAGAAATGTTGATTTATTAATATGTGATACGGCTGGAAGGCTTCATAATAAAAAGAACTTAATGAATGAGCTTGAAAAGATAAACAGAATAATTGATAGGGAATTGCAAGGTTATAGAAAAGAAACATTACTAGTTTTAGATGCAACAACAGGTCAAAATGCTGTTATTCAAGCAAAGCAGTTCATGGAAGCTTGTCCGATAGATGGAATAATATTAACTAAATTAGATGGAACAGCAAAAGGTGGCGTTGTTTTATCTATAAAGCAAAGCTTAAATATTCCTGTTAGATACATAGGAGTCGGGGAAGGCATTGATGATCTTCAAAAATTTGATGCAGAAGGATTTGCTGAAGCATTAATATAG
- the ffh gene encoding signal recognition particle protein: MAFEGLGEKLQETFRKLKGKGKLTEKDIKEAMREVKLALLEADVNYKVVKQFISSVSSKCVGSEVLESLTPGQHVIKIVNEELTNLMGGTESKLNYSSSGLTVIMLVGLQGAGKTTMCGKLALNLRKNNKKPLLVACDIYRPAAIKQLEVVGKQIEIPVFSMGDKVNPVEIAKNAITHAKDNGNNVVIIDTAGRLHIDEELMQELKNIKDNVNPSEILLVVDAMTGQDAVNVAENFNNDLDLSGVILTKLDGDTRGGAALSIKTIIDKPIKYAGVGEKMNDFEVFHPDRMASRILGMGDVLSLIEKAQEAIDEKEAADLGKRMLNQEFNFEDYLMAMEQMKKLGPLNKIMEMIPGLNSKELQGVDFDKGTEALDKTKAIIQSMTLKERRNPSLILKSPSRKSRIAKGSGTNIQEVNKLMKGYEMMKKNMKQMKSFQKQAKKGGLFGKLPF, encoded by the coding sequence ATGGCTTTCGAAGGATTAGGTGAAAAATTACAGGAGACTTTTAGAAAATTAAAAGGTAAAGGAAAGTTGACTGAAAAAGATATAAAAGAAGCCATGAGAGAAGTAAAGCTTGCCTTACTAGAAGCAGATGTTAACTATAAAGTTGTTAAACAATTTATTTCTTCTGTTAGTTCTAAATGTGTTGGAAGTGAAGTTCTTGAAAGTCTAACACCAGGACAACATGTAATAAAGATAGTTAATGAAGAACTTACTAATCTTATGGGTGGAACTGAAAGTAAACTTAATTATAGTAGTTCAGGACTTACAGTTATAATGTTAGTTGGATTACAAGGAGCAGGTAAGACTACTATGTGTGGTAAACTTGCGTTAAACCTTAGAAAAAATAATAAAAAACCATTATTAGTGGCTTGTGATATTTATAGACCAGCAGCTATAAAGCAATTAGAAGTTGTAGGAAAACAAATCGAAATTCCAGTATTTTCGATGGGAGATAAAGTAAACCCTGTTGAAATTGCAAAGAATGCAATCACTCATGCAAAAGATAATGGAAATAATGTAGTTATCATAGATACTGCAGGTAGACTTCACATTGATGAAGAATTAATGCAGGAACTAAAAAATATAAAAGATAATGTAAACCCATCAGAAATATTATTAGTTGTTGATGCTATGACAGGTCAAGATGCTGTTAATGTTGCAGAAAACTTTAATAATGATTTAGATTTAAGTGGAGTTATTTTAACAAAACTAGATGGTGATACTAGAGGTGGAGCTGCACTGTCAATTAAAACTATAATTGATAAGCCAATCAAATATGCCGGTGTTGGCGAAAAAATGAATGATTTTGAAGTGTTCCATCCTGATAGAATGGCATCAAGAATTTTAGGAATGGGTGATGTATTATCGCTTATTGAAAAAGCTCAAGAAGCCATTGATGAAAAGGAAGCAGCTGATTTAGGTAAGAGAATGTTAAATCAAGAATTTAACTTTGAAGATTATCTAATGGCAATGGAACAAATGAAAAAGCTTGGACCTTTAAATAAAATTATGGAAATGATACCTGGCTTGAATTCAAAGGAACTTCAAGGAGTTGACTTTGATAAGGGGACTGAGGCTCTTGATAAGACTAAGGCGATTATTCAATCAATGACACTAAAAGAAAGAAGAAATCCAAGCCTTATACTAAAATCTCCATCAAGAAAAAGCAGAATAGCTAAAGGATCAGGTACTAATATACAAGAAGTTAATAAACTCATGAAGGGCTATGAAATGATGAAAAAGAACATGAAGCAAATGAAGTCATTCCAGAAGCAGGCAAAGAAAGGCGGCCTATTTGGCAAGTTACCTTTCTAA
- a CDS encoding putative DNA-binding protein — translation MEDRVEISLLMDFYGPLLTEKQSEIMQWYYNDDLSLAEIAELNQTSRQAIHDLIKRCYKQLLSYERKLNLLQKSINRKKEIMNFLEHLKNKYSIDDEDIIKYKEKLENL, via the coding sequence ATGGAAGATAGAGTTGAGATTTCGTTACTTATGGATTTTTATGGTCCGTTATTAACAGAAAAGCAAAGTGAAATTATGCAGTGGTATTATAATGATGATTTATCGTTAGCTGAAATAGCTGAGCTTAATCAAACGAGTCGTCAGGCTATTCATGATTTAATCAAAAGATGTTATAAACAACTTCTCTCCTATGAACGTAAACTTAACTTACTTCAAAAGAGTATAAATAGAAAAAAGGAAATTATGAATTTTTTAGAACACTTAAAAAATAAATATTCCATAGATGATGAGGATATTATAAAATATAAAGAAAAGCTAGAAAATTTATAA
- the rpsP gene encoding 30S ribosomal protein S16 codes for MAVKIRLRRMGAKKAPFYRIIVADSRAPRDGKFIDEIGYYNPLTEPVEVKINEEKANEWLSNGAQPTEVVKRLFNNAGLTK; via the coding sequence ATGGCAGTAAAAATCAGATTAAGAAGAATGGGTGCTAAGAAAGCTCCTTTCTATAGAATAATTGTTGCAGATTCAAGAGCACCAAGAGATGGTAAGTTCATCGATGAAATTGGATACTATAATCCATTAACTGAACCAGTTGAAGTTAAAATCAACGAAGAAAAAGCTAATGAATGGTTATCTAATGGAGCACAACCAACAGAAGTAGTTAAGAGACTTTTCAATAATGCAGGTCTTACTAAGTAA